Below is a window of Thermodesulfomicrobium sp. WS DNA.
ATGCGCTTGGTGACGATGGCCACCGCCGTGAGCTGGCCGCGGGGATTTTCCAAAATGACTTTGTCGCCATTTTGAATGCCTTTGATCTTGGCGAGCTCTTCGCTCATCTCGCAGAACATCTGCGGCTCGGCTTCCAAGAGCCACGGGACCCAACGGGAGAGTACTCCGGTCTGCCAGTGCTCCGTGACCCGGTAGGTGGTGCACACAAAGGGATAGCGCGGATCACATACCGCCCGTTTGTGGGCTTCACCCGCAAACTCCACGGCCACGGGGCTGTTGAGCCGTTTGGAGAAGGGATGCTCGAGGACCGGGCATTCCAGGGGCTCATAGTGCTCGGGGAACGGGCCGTCGTTGAGGCCTGGGCCATAGATCGCGGCCACACCGTGCGCCAGCATGATGAAGGGGTGCTTGGCGCCTGGATCACCGCCGCCGTCCACCACGTCGATGGTCCACTTTTTGCCGGCTTCGTCCCAGGCCAGCACGGGTTTTTGTGGCTGGTAGGGCTTGCCGGCGAGGTCCACGGAAGCGCGGTTGTAGATGATGCGGCGGTTTACCGGCCAAGACCAGGCCCAGTTGGGGAAGAGCCCGACCTTTTCCTGGGCCGGGGTCTGGGTGGCGTCGCGGCGGGCGGCCATGTTGCCTTTGGCGGTGTAGGAGCCGCAGTAGATCCAGTTGCCCGAGCAGGTGGAGCCGTCGTCTTTGAGGAAGGCAAAAGAGGCCACCTGGGTGCCGGCCTTGATGGTCTCTTCCTTGCCGTCCGGGGTCTTCACCACCGTGTCCTTGAGGTAGTAGCCGTTGATGAGCTTGGCCACCTTGTGGGGGTCGAAGGCATGCCCATCGCCCCAATCCGCCACGTTGAGACCCAAGATGGGCTCAGGCATCACCCCGCCTTCCTTCTGGTAGAGCTCGCGGATCTTCAGGAAGAGCTCATAGATGATGTCGCCGTCGGGTTTGCTTTGTCCCGCAGGCTTGGGGCCGGCGTAGCGCCACTGCATCCAGCGGCCGGAGTTGGTGATGGAGCCTTCTTTTTCCACGGACACACAGCAGGGCAGGAAGAACACCTCGGTCTTGACGTCCTTGGGGTTCATGCCCGGGCCCATCCAGAAGGAGCCGGTCTCGTTTTCAAAGATGTTGACGTTGACCATCCAGTCGAGCTTGGCCAGGGCCTGGCGGGTCTTGTTGGAGTCCGCGCCGCTGGCGGCCGGGTTCATGCCCCAGGCAAAGAAGCCCTTGAATTGGCCTTTGAGCATCTGGTCAAAGAGCACTAACCAAGAAGCGTTTTGCCCCTCGTCGAGCTTGGGAAGCCATGTGTAGGCGGTCTCGAGATCGGCGTCCTTGTACAGGGCCTTGAGGAGGCTTGCCAGATACTTGGGCTTGTTCTGCCACCAGTTGACGCTCTTGGGATCCTTGCTCACCGGGGTGTTGGCCTTGTTGTAATCCGCCAAAGTGGGCCAATTGGCCCGCGGCGTGGCCATGTATCCAGGAATGATATGATACAGAAGAGCATGGTCCGTAGATCCTTGCACGTTGGATTCCCCGCGCAGGGCATTGACGCCGCCGCCGGCGACGCCAATATTTCCCAAAAGAAGTTGGATGATTGCCATGGT
It encodes the following:
- the fdnG gene encoding formate dehydrogenase-N subunit alpha, which encodes MQFKRREFIQLTAAAAAVTAFHGLGLGLPKEAKANAQLMQLRQGKETTTICCYCGTGCGLIVSTDEKTGRAINVEGDPDHPINQGSLCAKGAALFQLAENDRRVTQPLYRAPGSDRWEPKSWDWMITEIAKRVKATRDATFAKTNAKGQTVNRCEGIASVGSAAMDNEECWIYQAMLRSLGLTYIEHQARICHSSTVPALAESFGRGAMTNHVIDIKNSDCVLIMGGNSAETHPITFRWVTKAMENGATLIHVDPRFTRTSSKANIYAPLRSGTDIAFLGGMIKYIFDNDLFFKEYVTNYTNASFIVSKDFAFKDGLFSGYDPTARKYDKTKWAFELDENGVPKRDMTLKDPRCVFQLLKQHYSRYDIKTVSSITGTPEDKLLAVYQAYTATGKPDKSGTILYAMGWTQHTVGVQNIRTMAIIQLLLGNIGVAGGGVNALRGESNVQGSTDHALLYHIIPGYMATPRANWPTLADYNKANTPVSKDPKSVNWWQNKPKYLASLLKALYKDADLETAYTWLPKLDEGQNASWLVLFDQMLKGQFKGFFAWGMNPAASGADSNKTRQALAKLDWMVNVNIFENETGSFWMGPGMNPKDVKTEVFFLPCCVSVEKEGSITNSGRWMQWRYAGPKPAGQSKPDGDIIYELFLKIRELYQKEGGVMPEPILGLNVADWGDGHAFDPHKVAKLINGYYLKDTVVKTPDGKEETIKAGTQVASFAFLKDDGSTCSGNWIYCGSYTAKGNMAARRDATQTPAQEKVGLFPNWAWSWPVNRRIIYNRASVDLAGKPYQPQKPVLAWDEAGKKWTIDVVDGGGDPGAKHPFIMLAHGVAAIYGPGLNDGPFPEHYEPLECPVLEHPFSKRLNSPVAVEFAGEAHKRAVCDPRYPFVCTTYRVTEHWQTGVLSRWVPWLLEAEPQMFCEMSEELAKIKGIQNGDKVILENPRGQLTAVAIVTKRMKPFKVLGNTIHQVGIPWHYGWIWPKGGGDAANLLTAAVGDPNTAIPESKAFMVNVRKA